A single region of the bacterium genome encodes:
- a CDS encoding TerB family tellurite resistance protein: MTSEAVPPREEWMLEQLDRRDRLRLVEFVCSFAWADLEIRPEERTFISRLIRRLDLDEEEDLKVQQWLERPPSLDDLDPMSIPPAHRRIFVKEIEGLIEADGEVSDEERESLEIFKQLIG, translated from the coding sequence ATGACGTCCGAGGCCGTGCCGCCCCGAGAGGAATGGATGCTCGAACAGCTCGATCGACGTGACCGACTCCGGCTGGTCGAGTTCGTCTGTTCCTTCGCCTGGGCAGACCTCGAGATCCGGCCCGAGGAACGCACCTTCATCTCCCGCCTGATCCGTCGTCTGGACCTCGACGAGGAAGAGGACCTGAAGGTTCAGCAGTGGCTCGAACGCCCGCCGAGCCTCGACGACCTCGACCCGATGTCCATTCCCCCGGCCCACCGCCGCATCTTCGTCAAGGAGATCGAGGGCCTGATCGAAGCCGACGGCGAAGTCTCGGACGAAGAGCGGGAATCCCTCGAGATCTTCAAGCAGCTCATCGGCTGA
- a CDS encoding long-chain-fatty-acid--CoA ligase, with protein MEVPMLVTDFLDRAVRLYPDKTAIVDGPRTYTYREFNERVDRLSNALLDLGLKRGDRVCMLSPNSHFYLESFYATAQIGIILVPLNYRLVAADHEYILNHAGVRAVLVDWEYTSVVDEIRDQLPKVEHWIVAQDEGDVPQGWTCWNELVTKASATPPTRPEIGENETVSINYTSGTTSRPKGVIMTHRNSYLNAYNMIVHNGLTHDDVELWTLPMFHCNGWGGVFAMTALAGKHVILRAIDGDEILQLIADEGVTFACMAPAVLRTILDTPDKDRFDVKTKPRFTVAGAPPPSAFIERLEKEMGWHFMQIYGLTETAPLLTISRPDANCDAEDWARRSRAGVAGIGVDLQLLDDDGNPVPKDGKSVGEICARSNVVFAGYYEQPDQTDAAIYDGYFHTGDLAVWDEVENIHIVDRKKDVIISGGENISSPEIEDCLFQHAAVLECAVIGVPHEKWGETPVALIVTREGTSATEDELIAHCRDHLAHFKCPTQVRFVDELPRTATGKLQKYKLREAFWDGDRKVAG; from the coding sequence ATGGAAGTGCCCATGCTCGTCACCGATTTCCTGGACCGCGCCGTGCGCCTGTACCCGGACAAGACGGCGATCGTCGACGGCCCCCGGACGTATACGTACCGGGAGTTCAACGAACGGGTGGACCGACTCTCGAACGCCCTCCTCGACCTCGGCCTCAAGCGCGGCGACCGGGTCTGCATGCTCAGCCCGAACTCCCACTTCTATCTCGAGAGCTTCTACGCGACCGCCCAGATCGGGATCATCCTCGTCCCGCTCAACTACCGCCTCGTCGCCGCGGACCACGAGTACATCCTGAACCACGCCGGCGTCCGCGCCGTCCTCGTCGACTGGGAATACACGAGCGTCGTGGACGAGATCCGTGACCAGCTCCCGAAGGTCGAGCACTGGATCGTCGCCCAGGACGAAGGCGACGTGCCGCAAGGCTGGACCTGCTGGAACGAGCTCGTCACGAAGGCGAGCGCGACGCCGCCGACCCGCCCCGAGATCGGCGAGAACGAGACCGTCTCGATCAACTACACGAGTGGGACCACGAGCCGCCCCAAGGGCGTGATCATGACCCACCGCAACTCGTACCTGAACGCCTACAACATGATCGTCCACAACGGACTGACCCACGACGACGTCGAGCTCTGGACGCTGCCGATGTTCCACTGCAACGGCTGGGGCGGCGTGTTCGCGATGACCGCCCTGGCCGGCAAGCACGTGATCCTGCGGGCGATCGACGGCGACGAGATCCTGCAGCTGATCGCCGACGAAGGCGTGACCTTCGCTTGCATGGCGCCCGCCGTCCTGCGCACGATCCTCGATACGCCGGACAAGGACCGCTTCGACGTGAAGACGAAGCCGCGCTTCACCGTCGCCGGCGCCCCGCCCCCCTCTGCCTTCATCGAGCGTCTCGAGAAGGAGATGGGCTGGCACTTCATGCAGATCTACGGCCTGACGGAGACCGCCCCGCTGCTCACGATCTCGCGCCCGGACGCCAACTGCGACGCCGAGGACTGGGCGCGACGCTCCCGCGCCGGCGTCGCCGGGATCGGCGTCGATCTGCAGCTCCTCGACGACGACGGCAACCCGGTCCCCAAGGACGGAAAGTCCGTCGGCGAGATCTGCGCCCGGAGCAACGTCGTCTTCGCCGGCTACTACGAGCAGCCGGACCAGACCGACGCCGCCATCTACGACGGCTACTTCCACACGGGCGACCTCGCCGTCTGGGACGAGGTCGAGAACATCCACATCGTCGACCGCAAGAAGGACGTGATCATCTCGGGCGGCGAGAACATCTCGAGCCCGGAGATCGAGGACTGCCTCTTCCAGCACGCGGCGGTCCTCGAATGCGCGGTCATCGGCGTCCCCCATGAGAAGTGGGGCGAGACGCCGGTCGCGCTGATCGTCACCCGCGAAGGGACCTCGGCGACGGAGGACGAGCTGATCGCCCACTGTCGCGACCACCTCGCCCACTTCAAGTGCCCGACGCAGGTCCGCTTCGTCGACGAGCTCCCGCGCACCGCGACGGGCAAGCTCCAGAAGTACAAGCTGCGGGAAGCCTTCTGGGACGGCGATCGCAAGGTCGCCGGCTGA
- a CDS encoding iron-sulfur cluster assembly accessory protein produces MVNLALTDAAAEKAKKLLASSPEDHTALRVAVKNGGCSGMRYELLFDGDRRDDDDELEFQGLKVWVDPESATFLDGITIDFSDTLNDAGFKIDNPAAEETCGCGESFKL; encoded by the coding sequence ATGGTCAATCTCGCCCTCACCGACGCCGCTGCCGAAAAGGCGAAGAAGCTTCTCGCCTCGAGCCCCGAAGACCACACCGCACTCCGCGTCGCCGTCAAGAACGGCGGCTGCAGCGGCATGCGCTACGAGCTGCTCTTCGACGGCGACCGCCGAGACGACGACGACGAGCTCGAGTTCCAGGGGCTGAAGGTCTGGGTCGATCCCGAGAGCGCGACCTTCCTCGACGGAATCACGATCGACTTCTCGGACACGCTCAACGATGCGGGCTTCAAGATCGACAACCCCGCCGCCGAGGAGACCTGCGGCTGCGGCGAGTCCTTCAAGCTCTGA
- the moaA gene encoding GTP 3',8-cyclase MoaA — MPDWSFRLVPPNENPLAVLEDRRARPLRDLRISVTDKCNFRCPYCMPAEIFGEKYPFLQRDEVLTFEEVERLVRLFVGFGVEKLRITGGEPLLRHGIQDLIARLRQVGREAGVDLDLAMTTNGSLLRRWANDLAEAGLDRITVSLDSLDPDVFHRMNGERFDVDRVLDGIAAAEEAGLGPIKVNCVVQRGVNDYGLVDLARHFHGTGHILRFIEFMDVGTLNEWKRDEVVTGKEIVERIGAEIPLEPADPNYRGEVASRYRYADGGGEIGVITSVSSPFCGDCTRARLTVEGQLVTCLFADGGVDLREPMRAGKDDDTLRQVIASTWTNRTDRYSEERAGLLQVDGTTPKRERVEMYHIGG, encoded by the coding sequence GTGCCCGACTGGAGCTTCCGACTCGTGCCCCCGAACGAGAACCCCCTCGCCGTCCTCGAGGACCGCCGCGCTCGGCCGCTCCGCGACCTGCGCATCTCGGTCACGGACAAGTGCAATTTCCGCTGTCCCTACTGCATGCCGGCGGAGATCTTCGGCGAGAAGTACCCCTTCCTCCAGCGAGACGAGGTCCTGACCTTCGAAGAGGTCGAGCGCCTCGTCCGTCTCTTCGTGGGCTTCGGCGTGGAGAAGCTCCGGATCACCGGCGGCGAGCCGCTCCTGCGTCACGGCATCCAGGACCTGATCGCGCGCCTGCGGCAGGTCGGGCGCGAGGCGGGGGTCGACCTCGATCTGGCCATGACGACCAACGGCAGCCTGCTCCGTCGCTGGGCGAACGACCTCGCGGAAGCCGGACTCGATCGGATCACCGTCTCCCTCGACAGCCTCGACCCCGACGTCTTCCACCGGATGAACGGTGAGCGCTTCGACGTCGACCGCGTGCTCGACGGAATCGCCGCGGCCGAAGAGGCCGGTCTCGGTCCGATCAAGGTCAACTGCGTCGTCCAGCGCGGCGTGAACGACTACGGCCTTGTCGATCTCGCCCGCCACTTCCACGGCACGGGCCACATCCTGCGCTTCATCGAGTTCATGGACGTGGGCACCCTCAACGAGTGGAAGCGGGACGAGGTCGTGACCGGCAAGGAGATCGTCGAGCGGATCGGCGCCGAGATCCCCCTCGAGCCTGCGGACCCGAACTACCGCGGCGAGGTCGCGTCCCGCTATCGCTACGCGGACGGAGGCGGCGAGATCGGCGTGATCACGAGCGTGTCCTCGCCGTTCTGCGGGGACTGCACCCGCGCCCGCCTGACGGTCGAGGGTCAGCTCGTGACCTGTCTCTTCGCGGACGGCGGGGTCGATCTGCGTGAGCCGATGCGCGCCGGGAAGGACGACGACACGCTCCGCCAGGTGATCGCCTCGACCTGGACGAACCGCACGGATCGCTATTCGGAAGAGCGCGCGGGGCTGCTCCAGGTGGACGGGACGACGCCGAAGCGCGAGCGCGTCGAGATGTACCACATCGGCGGTTGA
- a CDS encoding Rrf2 family transcriptional regulator: protein MHLLAREETGLRCLLQVALTAQGGAEAGPVPIARIAEAEGLSDVYAAKLLRQLRLAGLVESVRGASGGYRLTRPAAAISVWDAIHALDESFLPGARCDCSPSERLDCQRTTTCAVTSLWRTLGRDIRASLESVSLADLCAGALETEEPVALPTLNAVHAAATDHRAPL from the coding sequence ATGCACCTCCTCGCACGGGAAGAAACGGGGCTCCGATGCCTCCTCCAGGTGGCCCTCACCGCGCAGGGCGGGGCCGAGGCCGGCCCGGTCCCGATCGCGCGGATCGCGGAGGCGGAGGGCCTCTCGGACGTCTACGCGGCCAAGCTCCTGCGTCAGCTGCGCCTGGCAGGCCTGGTGGAGAGCGTGCGCGGTGCCAGCGGGGGCTACCGGCTGACGCGCCCGGCCGCCGCGATCAGCGTCTGGGACGCGATCCACGCCCTCGACGAGAGCTTCCTGCCGGGCGCCCGCTGCGACTGCAGCCCGAGCGAGCGCCTCGACTGCCAGCGCACCACGACCTGTGCGGTCACCTCGCTCTGGCGAACGCTGGGCCGCGACATCCGCGCCTCCCTCGAATCCGTTTCCCTCGCCGACCTCTGCGCGGGCGCCCTCGAGACCGAGGAGCCGGTCGCGCTGCCGACGCTGAATGCAGTCCATGCCGCGGCGACCGATCACCGCGCGCCCCTCTAG
- a CDS encoding DUF1295 domain-containing protein has product MSESANAAIPRPRALALIVASYVMAIGAGLATLAWAPIEDPIWRTFAADAVATVVIFGWSMTYDNSSFYDAYWSVIPPLIVIYWMLLPESVAVDARAWMIVSVLVVWGARLTWNWTRGWTGMDHEDWRYADFRVMFPRTYWLVSFGGVHFFPTVIVFVGLVAAWPALVTSDAPLSWVDGLAFAVGLGGIAFEWIADAQLHAFSKIRKPGETLRTGLWRYSRHPNYLGEMMIWWSLWLFGLAADPGFAKLAVLAPLAMTAMFLGFSIPALEKRSLERRANYQEVIDSTSMLIPLPPRRPKTSKA; this is encoded by the coding sequence ATGAGCGAATCCGCCAACGCAGCGATCCCGCGCCCCCGCGCCCTCGCCCTGATCGTCGCTTCCTACGTCATGGCGATCGGCGCCGGTCTGGCCACCCTCGCGTGGGCCCCGATCGAGGACCCGATCTGGCGCACGTTCGCCGCGGACGCGGTCGCGACGGTCGTGATCTTCGGCTGGAGCATGACCTACGACAACTCGAGCTTCTATGACGCCTACTGGAGCGTGATCCCGCCGCTGATCGTGATCTACTGGATGCTCTTGCCCGAATCCGTTGCCGTGGACGCACGGGCATGGATGATCGTCAGCGTGCTCGTCGTGTGGGGCGCGCGGCTCACCTGGAACTGGACCCGGGGCTGGACCGGCATGGATCACGAGGATTGGCGTTACGCGGACTTCCGCGTGATGTTCCCGCGCACCTATTGGCTCGTCAGCTTCGGCGGCGTCCACTTCTTTCCGACCGTGATCGTCTTCGTCGGTCTGGTCGCCGCCTGGCCCGCCCTCGTGACGAGCGATGCGCCCCTCTCCTGGGTCGATGGCCTCGCCTTCGCGGTCGGCCTCGGCGGGATCGCCTTCGAATGGATCGCCGACGCCCAGCTCCACGCCTTCTCGAAGATCCGCAAGCCCGGGGAGACCCTGCGGACCGGCCTCTGGCGCTACTCGCGCCACCCGAACTATCTCGGCGAGATGATGATCTGGTGGAGCCTCTGGCTCTTCGGGCTCGCCGCCGACCCGGGCTTCGCGAAGCTCGCCGTCCTTGCCCCGCTGGCGATGACGGCGATGTTCCTGGGCTTCAGCATCCCCGCGCTCGAGAAGCGCTCCCTCGAGCGCCGCGCCAACTATCAGGAAGTCATCGACTCCACGTCGATGCTCATCCCGCTCCCGCCCCGGCGCCCGAAGACCTCCAAGGCCTGA
- a CDS encoding winged helix-turn-helix domain-containing protein produces MLFLHRMPIRFRRFELDPETYHLSRDGRPVALRPKAFDLLAHLVAHRHRVVSREELVRVVWGHTNVGPGSLSGLVNELRTALEEPAGEAGSIRTVHARGYQFVAPVEDTGALRDRAGARPALRKALSDTLRRHGVTEGKRVAPLLDRLCEEASGPARAPMRRVESARAMDAARADEHDAAGRSDNVSR; encoded by the coding sequence ATGTTATTCCTGCATCGCATGCCGATTCGCTTCCGCCGCTTCGAGCTCGATCCCGAGACCTATCACCTGAGCCGCGATGGGCGACCCGTGGCGCTCCGTCCGAAGGCGTTCGATCTCCTCGCCCATCTCGTCGCGCACCGTCATCGCGTCGTGTCACGCGAGGAGCTCGTCCGGGTCGTCTGGGGCCACACGAACGTGGGCCCCGGCTCGCTCTCCGGCCTGGTGAACGAGCTTCGAACCGCCCTCGAAGAGCCCGCTGGCGAGGCGGGCTCGATCCGGACCGTTCACGCGCGTGGCTACCAGTTCGTCGCCCCAGTGGAGGACACGGGCGCGTTGCGCGACCGAGCAGGAGCGAGGCCGGCGCTTCGGAAGGCGCTTTCCGACACACTTCGGCGTCACGGCGTGACGGAAGGCAAGCGGGTGGCGCCGCTGCTCGATCGGCTCTGCGAGGAGGCGAGCGGCCCGGCGCGTGCGCCGATGCGACGGGTGGAGTCGGCGAGAGCGATGGACGCAGCGCGCGCCGACGAGCACGATGCGGCGGGGCGAAGCGACAATGTGTCGCGCTGA
- a CDS encoding neutral/alkaline non-lysosomal ceramidase N-terminal domain-containing protein, with translation MDRADTDRTSTRSRRDRRSQKFRRAALLVVALAAIPLVGSRCAGPVGPMRVGVCKVDITPISPSLLDEYEATFGVPGTVNHTDPVYVAGFGNDRQATGYNDQIWARGVVVDGADGRVAIVSLDLVGYFNQEVETIRGLIDPAAGIDYLVASSTHNHEGPDTIGIWGPDATTSGLDFGYLDFVNASVASCVEDAVADMRPARIKFDTVTSEGLSIGSDPEDDGFGVADSRVLVGDDLIAPDTDGRIIDPRLAIMQVTELRRPFEPIATLVNFASHPESLGSNNTLITSDFPHYARERIEENEGGLAIWVSGDLGVLQGPLDIDVEDPETGAAAPRRTFRWAEVHGQQLGDRVSEGISPRRGHWLGRVETAEPERVFLPLSNPYFRFFIGIGVLPSGLFTGGAPDESVGFPFPAPFDVIPQALGEDLGTEVGGFRINEASFAVVPSELDPQIGELYRERMVGAKHTFIIGLGNDLIGYQLPEEKWDDSCHACGPFVLAGAPEFCPLFPNIDCDTIFQNNVGPDVDPTISASIEPLLDALHDPSRFHRE, from the coding sequence ATGGACCGCGCAGACACCGATCGAACCTCGACTCGCTCCCGACGCGACCGCCGGTCACAGAAGTTCCGGCGCGCCGCGCTCCTGGTCGTGGCGCTCGCGGCGATTCCGCTCGTCGGTTCGCGTTGCGCAGGGCCGGTGGGGCCGATGCGCGTCGGCGTCTGCAAGGTCGACATCACCCCGATCAGCCCGAGCCTCCTGGACGAGTACGAGGCGACCTTCGGCGTGCCCGGGACCGTCAACCACACCGATCCCGTCTACGTGGCCGGCTTCGGAAACGATCGTCAGGCGACGGGTTACAACGACCAGATCTGGGCCCGAGGCGTCGTCGTCGACGGCGCGGACGGACGCGTGGCGATCGTGTCCCTCGACCTCGTCGGCTACTTCAACCAGGAGGTCGAGACGATTCGGGGTCTGATCGATCCCGCGGCGGGAATCGACTACCTCGTCGCTTCCAGCACGCACAACCACGAAGGACCCGACACGATCGGGATCTGGGGCCCCGACGCGACCACGTCGGGTCTCGACTTCGGCTACCTCGACTTCGTGAACGCCTCCGTCGCCTCCTGCGTCGAAGACGCCGTCGCGGACATGCGGCCGGCGCGGATCAAGTTCGACACGGTCACCTCCGAAGGCCTGTCGATCGGATCCGACCCCGAGGACGACGGGTTCGGCGTCGCCGACAGCCGCGTGCTGGTGGGCGACGACCTGATCGCCCCGGACACCGACGGCCGGATCATCGACCCGCGCCTCGCGATCATGCAGGTGACCGAGCTTCGCCGACCCTTCGAACCGATCGCGACCCTCGTCAACTTCGCGAGTCACCCCGAGAGCCTCGGCAGCAACAACACGCTGATCACCTCGGACTTCCCGCACTACGCGCGCGAGCGCATCGAGGAGAACGAGGGCGGCCTGGCCATCTGGGTCAGCGGCGACCTGGGCGTGCTGCAGGGCCCCCTCGACATCGACGTCGAGGATCCGGAGACCGGAGCCGCGGCCCCGCGTCGAACGTTCCGGTGGGCAGAGGTCCACGGCCAGCAGCTCGGCGACCGCGTCTCGGAGGGCATCTCGCCCCGCCGCGGCCACTGGCTCGGTCGCGTCGAAACCGCGGAGCCCGAGAGGGTGTTCCTGCCGCTCTCGAATCCCTATTTCCGCTTCTTCATCGGGATCGGTGTCCTGCCTTCGGGGCTGTTCACCGGCGGCGCGCCGGACGAATCCGTGGGCTTCCCGTTCCCGGCGCCCTTCGACGTGATTCCTCAGGCCCTCGGCGAGGATCTGGGGACGGAGGTCGGTGGATTCCGGATCAACGAGGCGAGCTTCGCGGTCGTGCCGAGCGAGCTCGACCCGCAGATCGGGGAGCTCTATCGGGAGCGGATGGTCGGTGCGAAGCACACGTTCATCATCGGCCTCGGAAACGACCTGATCGGCTACCAGCTGCCCGAAGAGAAGTGGGACGATTCCTGCCACGCCTGTGGCCCCTTCGTCCTCGCGGGCGCCCCGGAATTCTGCCCTCTCTTCCCGAACATCGACTGCGACACGATCTTCCAGAACAACGTGGGACCGGACGTCGATCCGACGATCTCGGCGTCGATCGAGCCGCTGCTCGACGCGTTGCACGACCCGTCCCGCTTCCACCGCGAATAG
- a CDS encoding ATP-dependent Clp protease proteolytic subunit: protein MTSRGLQSATSLWGDEGETKEEGENPSEVLGLRMLKTRTVLVNGPVDQKLAEKVMGQLLILDADNHDPIRVMITSQGGHVDSGFAIHDMLRFIESDVITIGAGWCASIAVPILFGAPKERRFSLPHTRFLLHQPSGGAGGQATDIRIEAEEILKVRERLNNLIANETGQDVEKVTRDSDRNFWMNAEEAREYGLVSKVITSATELP from the coding sequence ATGACATCCAGGGGACTTCAGTCGGCCACGAGCCTCTGGGGCGACGAGGGCGAGACGAAGGAAGAGGGCGAAAATCCCTCGGAGGTCCTCGGCCTGCGCATGCTCAAGACCCGGACCGTGCTGGTGAACGGCCCCGTGGACCAGAAGCTGGCCGAGAAGGTGATGGGCCAGCTGCTGATCCTCGACGCGGACAACCACGACCCGATCCGCGTGATGATCACGTCCCAGGGCGGCCACGTGGACTCGGGCTTCGCGATCCACGACATGCTGCGCTTCATCGAATCCGACGTGATCACGATCGGGGCGGGCTGGTGCGCTTCGATCGCGGTCCCGATCCTGTTCGGCGCGCCGAAGGAGCGACGCTTCTCGCTGCCGCACACGCGCTTCCTGCTCCACCAGCCGAGTGGCGGCGCCGGCGGTCAGGCGACGGACATCCGGATCGAGGCCGAGGAGATCCTCAAGGTCCGCGAGCGCCTCAACAACCTGATCGCGAACGAGACCGGTCAGGATGTCGAGAAGGTCACCAGAGACAGCGACCGTAACTTCTGGATGAACGCGGAAGAGGCCCGGGAGTACGGTCTCGTCTCGAAGGTCATCACGAGCGCGACCGAGCTTCCGTAG